A single genomic interval of Papaver somniferum cultivar HN1 unplaced genomic scaffold, ASM357369v1 unplaced-scaffold_7, whole genome shotgun sequence harbors:
- the LOC113343920 gene encoding SKP1-like protein 1 translates to MSTSKMVTLKSSDGETFDVEESVALQSQTIKHMIEDDCADNGIPLPNVTSQILAKVIEYCRKHDGVADEKDQKDEVRNWDAEFVKVDQATLFNLILAANYLNIKELLDLTCQTVADMIKGKTPEEIRKTFNIKNDFTPEEEEEVRRENQWAFE, encoded by the coding sequence ATGTCGACTTCAAAGATGGTAACGTTGAAGAGTTCTGATGGAGAAACTTTTGATGTTGAAGAATCTGTCGCTCTTCAATCACAAACCATTAAGCATATGATCGAAGATGATTGTGCTGATAACGGAATACCTTTACCCAATGTAACAAGCCAGATTTTGGCGAAAGTTATTGAATATTGCAGGAAACATGACGGTGTTGCTGATGAGAAAGATCAGAAAGATGAGGTTAGAAACTGGGATGCTGAGTTTGTTAAGGTCGACCAAGCTACGCTGTTCAATCTTATTTTGGCTGCAAATTATCTGAATATCAAAGAGTTGTTGGATTTGACTTGCCAAACAGTTGCTGATATGATCAAGGGCAAGACACCAGAGGAGATCCGCAAGACATTCAACATCAAGAATGACTTCAccccagaggaagaagaggaggtccGAAGGGAGAACCAGTGGGCTTTTGAATGA
- the LOC113343903 gene encoding SKP1-like protein 4 — protein MGLNLSKTVTLRSSDGKDFKVKKAVALQSLTLKRIIEDDDCGDDDVIHLPKVTSRILAKVIEYCKKHVETTIPRGQDETPLINPIAESNPQIFKDIEIGKVAPATIAYVRLSTDYNVSAKEEDKQMGIRDKHSEKLINISPKFISLPSAWTYNASK, from the exons ATGGGGTTGAACTTGTCAAAGACAGTAACCTTGAGGAGTTCTGATGGGAAAGATTTTAAAGTTAAAAAAGCTGTTGCTCTTCAATCACTAACCCTTAAGCGTATAATCGAAGACGACGATTGTGGAGATGACGACGTAATACATTTACCCAAGGTAACAAGCAGGATTTTGGCTAAAGTTATTGAATACTGCAAGAAACATGTTGAAACTACTATTCCTAGAGGGCAGGACG AAACTCCTCTCATTAATCCAATTGCAGAATCCAATCCGCAGATCTTCAAGGACATCGAAATTGGAAAAGTTGCTCCAGCTACGATTG CTTATGTTCGCTTATCAACAGATTACAACGTTtctgctaaagaagaagataaacaaatggGAATTCGAGATAAGCACAGTGAAAAGCTTATCAATATATCTCCAAAATTTATTTCACTGCCATCAGCATGGACATATaatgcttcaaaataa